In Salmo trutta unplaced genomic scaffold, fSalTru1.1, whole genome shotgun sequence, a single window of DNA contains:
- the LOC115189683 gene encoding peroxidasin-like protein, whose protein sequence is MEHTLLCLLLLLSTHIYSGHSEDDDGKAKAVLTIHPKYSQIFSGESVTLRCNIQRGKVTDWKYTWRKDDVDSISRENEYEISEVKISDNGDYRCLGTHIDQKKHSEWSDAVRLTVTALPETTLTMNPNPAYNGETVTLTCSVGSDSGWRYTWYKDKTKKVVTLSDRHTTTGATFTISRAAESDQGLYWCQGEIQSRSISSIISYPVTITVIVGLDSGWSYTWYKDNTKKVVTLSGRHTTTGDTFTISRAAESDQGLYWCQGEIQSRSISSIISDPVTITVKGSVLSIFLLPRLLCSLLVVSPFLLVSIVLLVKCCRARGLCSTAKSLQYELRSDDVIEQTESSV, encoded by the exons ATGGAGCACACCTTGCTCTGTTTGCTACTAT TGCTGAGTACACACATCTACTCTGGACACTCTGAAGATGATGATG GAAAGGCAAAGGCTGTTCTGACCATACACCCCAAATACTCCCAGATATTCAGTGGAGAGTCTGTCACTCTCAGATGTAACATACAGAGGGGAAAAGTCACTGACTGGAAATACACATGGCGCAAGGATGATGTAGACTCAATCAGTAGGGAGAATGAATATGAGATCAGTGAGGTTAAGATTTCAGACAATGGGGACTACAGGTGTCTGGGTACACATATTGATCAGAAGAAGCATTCTGAGTGGAGTGATGCAGTCAGACTGACAGTAACAG CTCTTCCTGAAACTACACTGACCATGAATCCAAACCCTGCATACAATGGAGAGACTGTAACTCTGACATGTTCAGTGGGGTCTGACAGTGGCTGGAGGTATACATGGTACAAAGACAAAACTAAGAAAGTAGTGACCTTGTCTGACAGACACACTACAACAGGAGCCACCTTCAccatcagtagagctgctgagtcTGACCAGGGTCTCTACTGGTGTCAGGGAGAGATCCAGTCCAGATCCATATCATCAATCATCAGTTATCCTGTCACTATAACTGTGATTG TGGGGCTTGACAGTGGCTGGAGCTATACATGGTACAAAGACAACACTAAGAAAGTAGTGACCTTGTCTGGTAGACACACTACAACAGGAGACACCTTCAccatcagtagagctgctgagtcTGACCAGGGTCTCTACTGGTGTCAGGGAGAGATCCAGTCCAGATCCATATCATCAATCATCAGTGATCCTGTCACTATCACTGTGAAAG gttctgttctctccatctttctGCTGCCCAGGCTGCTTTGTAGTCTGCTGGTGGTGTCTCCCTTTCTACTGGTGTCTATCGTGCTTTTGGTGAAATGCTGCAGGGCTCGAG GCCTGTGTTCAACAGCCAAATCTCTTCAATATGAGTTACGATCTGATGATGTCATTGAACAGACTGAATCATCCGTGTGA